The following are encoded in a window of Mycolicibacterium tusciae JS617 genomic DNA:
- a CDS encoding YidH family protein — protein MSADGHDQDLDYRFTLANERTFLAWIRTALALIAGGVAVVQLVPALSIPGIRHGLGMVLTAAGGVLAALAVQRWRGVQAAMQDGVELPRSRMPVLLGGAIVALTIALIVVITVQP, from the coding sequence GTGAGCGCTGACGGTCATGACCAGGATCTGGATTATCGGTTCACGCTCGCGAACGAGCGGACGTTCCTCGCCTGGATTCGCACAGCGTTGGCCCTCATCGCCGGCGGCGTCGCGGTCGTTCAACTCGTGCCCGCCCTGTCCATCCCCGGAATTCGCCACGGGCTGGGGATGGTGCTGACGGCGGCAGGCGGCGTTCTGGCCGCATTGGCTGTCCAGCGCTGGCGCGGTGTGCAGGCCGCGATGCAGGACGGCGTCGAACTGCCTCGATCGCGGATGCCGGTACTGCTCGGCGGTGCCATCGTCGCACTGACCATCGCGTTGATCGTCGTGATCACAGTGCAGCCGTAG